In Candidatus Omnitrophota bacterium, the sequence TTATCGGGATAACCGGGATCCGCTTGTCTTTCTTGATCTTGTTCAGCCCGTCCACCAGGGCGATAAAACTCCCGGTGATCGAAGCGGTGCGCGTGCCGCCGTCGCCCTGAATAACATCGCAATCTATCCAAACAGTCCTTTCGCCAAGGCTGCGCATATCCGTCACCGCGCGCAGGCAGCGCCCAACCAGGCGTTGTATCTCATAAGTCCTTCCGGAATCCCTGCCCCGGGGGATACGGCTCTGGCAGGAACGCGGAAGCATGCCGTATTCGGCAGTTACCCATCCGGTGCCTGAGCCTTTAAGGAACGGCGGGACTGAATCCTCCACGGTAGCCGAACAGATCACCTTGGTATTGCCCAGCTCAATAAGGCACGACCCTTCGGCG encodes:
- the rph gene encoding ribonuclease PH yields the protein MRNDGRGLDKLRKVTITRPYLKYAEGSCLIELGNTKVICSATVEDSVPPFLKGSGTGWVTAEYGMLPRSCQSRIPRGRDSGRTYEIQRLVGRCLRAVTDMRSLGERTVWIDCDVIQGDGGTRTASITGSFIALVDGLNKIKKDKRIPVIPIKDFVAATSVGMFKGELLLDLAYDEDSKADVDMNVVMTSKGEFIEIQSTAERRTFDRKQMDGMLDLAAGGIIELIAMQKDILKGIL